One region of Gigantopelta aegis isolate Gae_Host chromosome 7, Gae_host_genome, whole genome shotgun sequence genomic DNA includes:
- the LOC121377462 gene encoding myosin regulatory light chain 12A-like isoform X2, whose protein sequence is MSSMKSKKNKRTRTQRYTSNVFAMFNQAQIQEFKEAFNMIDQNRDGFVDKDDLFEIYTSLGKNPSDDDLDCMLNMAPGPINFTMFLTLFGEKLNGTDPEEVIRNAFTCFDERNMGYIPEEFLKECMMSMGERWSEEMVDDLFHCAPISEGRFDYNEFTRTLKHGARDKDDGDTMKDLLQGQIPTLAQEQPEDQPDTQAGSEACA, encoded by the exons ATGTCGAGCATGAAGTCGAAGAAGAACAAGCGGACGAGGACACAGCGCTACACGTCCAACGTGTTCGCCATGTTCAACCAGGCCCAGATACAGGAGTTCAAG GAAGCGTTCAACATGATCGACCAGAACCGCGACGGTTTCGTGGACAAGGACGACCTGTTCGAGATCTACACGTCTCTCGGCAAGAACCCCAGTGACGACGACCTCGATTGCATGCTCAACATGGCGCCCGGCCCCATCAACTTCACCATGTTCCTCACGCTGTTCGGCGAGAAACTCAACGGAACGGACCCAGAGGAGGTCATCCGGAACGCCTTCACGTGCTTCGACGAGCGCAATATGG GGTACATTCCAGAGGAGTTTCTGAAGGAGTGTATGATGTCTATGGGTGAGAGGTGGTCAGAGGAGATGGTCGATGACCTGTTCCACTGCGCCCCCATCTCCGAGGGGCGCTTCGACTACAACGAGTTCACGCGGACCCTCAAACACGGGGCCAGGGACAAGGATGACGGGGACACCATGAAGGACTTGCTTCAAGGTCAGATACCCACTCTAGCGCAGGAGCAGCCCGAGGACCAACCCGATACTCAAGCTGGAAGCGAGGCTTGTGCTTAA
- the LOC121377462 gene encoding myosin regulatory light chain sqh-like isoform X3 has translation MIDQNRDGFVDKDDLFEIYTSLGKNPSDDDLDCMLNMAPGPINFTMFLTLFGEKLNGTDPEEVIRNAFTCFDERNMGYIPEEFLKECMMSMGERWSEEMVDDLFHCAPISEGRFDYNEFTRTLKHGARDKDDGDTMKDLLQGQIPTLAQEQPEDQPDTQAGSEACA, from the exons ATGATCGACCAGAACCGCGACGGTTTCGTGGACAAGGACGACCTGTTCGAGATCTACACGTCTCTCGGCAAGAACCCCAGTGACGACGACCTCGATTGCATGCTCAACATGGCGCCCGGCCCCATCAACTTCACCATGTTCCTCACGCTGTTCGGCGAGAAACTCAACGGAACGGACCCAGAGGAGGTCATCCGGAACGCCTTCACGTGCTTCGACGAGCGCAATATGG GGTACATTCCAGAGGAGTTTCTGAAGGAGTGTATGATGTCTATGGGTGAGAGGTGGTCAGAGGAGATGGTCGATGACCTGTTCCACTGCGCCCCCATCTCCGAGGGGCGCTTCGACTACAACGAGTTCACGCGGACCCTCAAACACGGGGCCAGGGACAAGGATGACGGGGACACCATGAAGGACTTGCTTCAAGGTCAGATACCCACTCTAGCGCAGGAGCAGCCCGAGGACCAACCCGATACTCAAGCTGGAAGCGAGGCTTGTGCTTAA
- the LOC121377462 gene encoding myosin regulatory light chain 12A-like isoform X1 produces the protein MTSQCYRSSFRRYLLSSICRGNSSSSLTTLKMSSMKSKKNKRTRTQRYTSNVFAMFNQAQIQEFKEAFNMIDQNRDGFVDKDDLFEIYTSLGKNPSDDDLDCMLNMAPGPINFTMFLTLFGEKLNGTDPEEVIRNAFTCFDERNMGYIPEEFLKECMMSMGERWSEEMVDDLFHCAPISEGRFDYNEFTRTLKHGARDKDDGDTMKDLLQGQIPTLAQEQPEDQPDTQAGSEACA, from the exons ATGACGTCACAGTGCTACCGTTCTAGTTTCAGGCGATATTTACTATCATCCATTTGTAGAg GAAACTCGTCGTCGTCGCTGACCACGTTGAAGATGTCGAGCATGAAGTCGAAGAAGAACAAGCGGACGAGGACACAGCGCTACACGTCCAACGTGTTCGCCATGTTCAACCAGGCCCAGATACAGGAGTTCAAG GAAGCGTTCAACATGATCGACCAGAACCGCGACGGTTTCGTGGACAAGGACGACCTGTTCGAGATCTACACGTCTCTCGGCAAGAACCCCAGTGACGACGACCTCGATTGCATGCTCAACATGGCGCCCGGCCCCATCAACTTCACCATGTTCCTCACGCTGTTCGGCGAGAAACTCAACGGAACGGACCCAGAGGAGGTCATCCGGAACGCCTTCACGTGCTTCGACGAGCGCAATATGG GGTACATTCCAGAGGAGTTTCTGAAGGAGTGTATGATGTCTATGGGTGAGAGGTGGTCAGAGGAGATGGTCGATGACCTGTTCCACTGCGCCCCCATCTCCGAGGGGCGCTTCGACTACAACGAGTTCACGCGGACCCTCAAACACGGGGCCAGGGACAAGGATGACGGGGACACCATGAAGGACTTGCTTCAAGGTCAGATACCCACTCTAGCGCAGGAGCAGCCCGAGGACCAACCCGATACTCAAGCTGGAAGCGAGGCTTGTGCTTAA